The DNA window GTGCCTTTTGTTTCGCTTCTGCGTTTTACTTAAATTGACATCATATTTCAGAACTGACAATACTGTGTTGTTCTATTACAGATTGAAAACATCATCCTGCATCTGAATGGGGAGGGGATGATTCCACAAAGCATCAGGCCACATCCCACTAACCTGGTAATAAATCATCTGCATTCTTCACAACCATTTGAAAAGAACTGCACTGCAGATCACTCTTTTGAGCAGCTCTCAGTCCTAACTGATGAATAACAACTTACTGAACTTTTTATCAGGTAAGACCCATCGCTGTTCCTGAGAACTTCGACAGGTTTGCTGCACTGACGCGGTACAGGGAGAAAAAGAGGAACATCAAGTTCATAACGAAGGCAGATTACAGTGCCCGGCGGCAAGTCGCTCTGAGGTACgcatcaaattcaaatttgaaagatTTTCATTTGCTGGGGAATGTATCGTGCATACATGATCTGTCCGTGCACACTAAATAACAAATTTGTGCCGGTACTTTCAATGGTGTTACACTCATTTATAAAGTCACATTCAAATTCTTTATctatagagagaaaaaaaaggaaaaaaaatctgatatagtatttttactttaaaaatcatcagtttcttttattttttatcgacTAAAATATAACGAATTTGAACATGAGATCTTTATATATAGGTAAAATACGTAACCCATTTGATCTGTATCACTGTATTTGTTACTTATATTCTGTTTCTTGTGAATTTGCTCGTTCAGAATGAAACGCAGCAAAGGGAAATTTGCACCTACAGTCGGGACTTCTGAAGTATCGCTGGGTTCCGGTGTACACAGAAAGGGGATAACTTTGTAAGCTTTTCTCATGCTCTATGAACACTTGTACTTCTGAATTTTCTGAAATCTGTATTACAATCTAGATACTGCTTGTTGactttatatgattttttttattaatgcaGCTGCACCAACTGTGGAGAAAGCAGTGATGCCACACCTATGATGCGCCACGGTCCCAATGGAACTAAAACATTTTGCAATGCTTGTGGATTGATGTGGGCGAACTCGGTTAGTGTCCATGCCTTCCTCTTGGATATATACTTTTTCATGTTCcagttttaaatatatgacgtcCTTGACTTTCGTTAAATATGCAATTATCATTTACTTTTGCTGTGATTTAAGTTATCATCAAGTACACTCTAAgcaaaacttatattttttatatttgcataactttttaataagaaaaatgatcaatatataacaaaaagttaacgatattatttattaaaaatcgAATGGAGTATCTCAGAAATCTTTGAAATAATGTATTCTTGAATGCCTGTATTACACATGCATTAATGCATTCCTACCTTCATCTGCAGAGAAAAATAAGGAAGATCAGAAACCAAACTTCTAAGGAGCAAGCTGATCTAACAATACAACAAGCATTGGATATCGAATCTAAACAAAGTGATTAATATGCGGGATCGCTTCGATTCATAGATGACATTGTTCTTACTTCGGGTGCATATGTGAATTGAAGTTCAGATAGAACAGGATATATACTGAACAACTCTAATAACTAGGTATAGAAATGAGAGAGACCCATATAGATTGTTCGTGATTTTACCCCCGGTTAATGCTAAACCCTATGAATATTCTggattttcttaaaaaaaactggttGTTCATGGCAACGTGGCACGTAGAAATAGTTACACAACGCACTTGCATATGTGTGTCATGTGTATTTCTCGTGACGTATGTGCATATGCGTCTTCGAGACAATTTGCAAAAGAATGGCGAGCATACATGGCGCGGCAGGCTCCGTCCGCGTGCTCTTTCCAGGAGCGGGACCCGCCGCCGGGAGGGCGTACACTACTGGCTACGAATACCACGAACCCCATATATATGGGAAACTATTCTAGGATTTGTGGGGGGATTTTATGGGTTGAGATAGAGCCAACCCGGTTTTGTCCTTGTTTGGTTTGGGAGTTAGAAGGAGTGGGTCGAACCTAGGAGGAAATATTTTAGTCAGATTCCGGGTGGGATGCCCCGGCAAAATTTGCCGGACCAAGCCAACCCAACGGCGTGCGCGAACGCGCGTGAAGAGGGCCCATGCAAGGGTGAactctccaaaaaaaaatcaccgtTGCGTAGACcgcatctccctcctccgcttgCGATTTTTCTCCCCCTTGGTGTTTCTTCCTTGTAGGTGGCTGCGACAGCGACAGGGGGAGAGGAggttgcggcggcgacagggaATAGATTGGCGTCGGCGTCAGgtgctcccctccctcctctcctcttcgcCTCTTGCGCCTTGTCCTCGCTATCggaagacgacggcggcaaggCTGATGGTCCATTAACAGCCGATGGCGTGGCGAATTGGCGAGGCTGCcgaggagggagatgaagTTGAGGCACCCGACGAGCACTTCTTGATGCGCTTCACTGATGTGCAGGTCCTTCTGGATGAATATGATACATCCGCTCATCACTCTAACATCTACAAATCGGCAGTACTGTACAACAAGTGGTTAACATTTTGTGTGAATTTCATCCATTTCAAAGTTTGATCGATTGTTTAAGCGTGTCATTTGTTGCTTGTTTATAGCCAAAAGACATattgacaaaagaaaaataatttgtgattaTTATCCTTATATTATTTAGAACGTGCATTGATTGGCTTatcaatgttttaaaaatactatttatgtgtGAAGAATTGATGTATTAATGCATGCACATAACTGTTCTCAGTTTGTAAACTGAGTTGGTAACTTCATATATTTGTTGTGAGGAGGTAATCTCATCTTTGCATATGAGAAGATTACTCTACCTACTTGTCCTACCAAAATTCTTCCATCCAAACACAGGATATGTCCATTCCATCCCtctaactaaacaaaaaacatgTTCGCTCTAGCCCTTCatctaaacagaaaaatggaacCGCTCCAACCCAAAAAACAGGAATGGGTCTAAATTCTAACTCATccccaaaccaaacacacccttaagCTCCTAAGAGGATATCCCCTCGTCTATTGTATTTCAttcaaatagtcataaaaaatatgaacacaattataaagatagattaatatgtgatatatcactatacaaatatacaagttaaaatatgacttttacAATTCATAACcagaataataaattaaactgtGAATAGTATACTCATAATCACaatcatatattattatagCCAACAGGGCAACTAAGAGTATATTCAACCGCCTCTTAGAAATAGACTCTCTAAACATCCAAGTCAAATCCCTACTCACTCCAACAGCCTCTCTATCTGATCTCTCTATTACTAGTCTATGACAAATGTGACCCATATGTTAGTCCCTATTAATATAAGGGAAATGCTATGGGACAGGGGTCCATTTCGACGGGACCCCGACACCACGCGGTCGTGCCTCCCACGTGtcctgcgcccgcgccgctgcgcctcccctcttcctcccgACCTCTTGGCCGGTGACAACTTCGACGACGGAGACAGTGGGTGGCGGCTCGATGGCGAGCTACGGGGCGGCCGGATCTGGCCATTGGCTGtggagacggcgacgagccaacgacggcggcacggcgagctCGATGGGAACGACGGGGCGACAGACAGCTGGATCCATGGCGATCCGATCTAGAGCGGCCGGACAAGCTCGCCGACGGTGGCACGATGTGCTCGATGCCGGCGACGCAGTGAGCtcggcgacgatgacggcgacggtggtgacggcgacgatgacggtAGCGACAACGACGAAAATTCACTTCCGGTGAATataatactattcatgatacCACTAATACCAAATATGATACTGTTCAAGTATTATATATGATACATGCGAGATACCATGTTACTTGAAATGTATCATGCCTAATACATTTAAGATATCATGTTATTTAAGAAGTACCATATTATTTAGATAAAGTAAAATGTCCCATTGTCTCAACGGTATACCGTACCATAACAGCCCCTTAATATACTCTCCTCTTCCTTCTCTTCTAGCTCCCGCCATCTGCCTCTCTCCCGTGCATGAGCGTCCTTGGCCagcgggtgcacaccggcgtCGGCGCCAGATTCGGCAACACTACAGCGGAGGGACGGTGGTGGCCAACAACCCTGGCCCATCGACTCCCCCCTCGCACAGCGTCTCCCGCGTCTTGTGCTTCGCTCGGCCAAGACGGCCATGATCACCGGCGACAAGATCTGCAAGGGGGTGCAGTGCTTCAAGCACTCCTTCCTCATCATCACTGGCGTTCAAGGTGGCGCCCGTGAgtggcggggcggggcggaggcacCGGCGGCCAGcccccacggcggcggcggcgtccgtgAGAGGGCGCACAGCTGGGgacggcgccgcgcggcgcgacgacgTCCATGCGCGGGGAGACGGCTGGGCGCACGGgcttcgacggtggcggcaGGTGGGCTGAGGGACGACCGGCCGCGAGGCGGATCtgacggcgggggcggggggctGGCCGGGACGGCGGCGTCCGGGGGGCGAGGGGCTGGGCGGacggcgggggggggggggggggcttggccagatggcggcggcggcgggctgggCCGAGCGACGTTGGTGGCGGCGAGCTCAGGAGAGAAGAGAcggatttttaagtatttttaaatttaaatttgaatgaaaATCATGGAACGAAACCGAGTGATTACCATTACC is part of the Oryza brachyantha chromosome 11, ObraRS2, whole genome shotgun sequence genome and encodes:
- the LOC102700573 gene encoding GATA transcription factor 19-like, encoding MDRALPSTTDGVAANGSSDERHRTSPAMATAGVFEEYPFFSDIVIPFDLFLGGLGDDDCNVDDQAASGQQKKKSRSLPEPETMAEHKGGLEDPGGWNVDDQARQQKQLSPAQQHGGEERLVMYYRGREFVFDSVQPQKIENIILHLNGEGMIPQSIRPHPTNLVRPIAVPENFDRFAALTRYREKKRNIKFITKADYSARRQVALRMKRSKGKFAPTVGTSEVSLGSGVHRKGITFCTNCGESSDATPMMRHGPNGTKTFCNACGLMWANSRKIRKIRNQTSKEQADLTIQQALDIESKQSD